The window CAGTACTTCTACCATATATGAAAGCGATTATTTAGAATACCTTTTAGAAGAATTAGCCCACTTTTTTAAAAATGCCTCTACTATTTTATTTATCCCTTATGCAAGACCTGGCGGAATTTCGCATGACGAATACACCTTAAAAACAAGTGTAGCTTTTAATAAAATTAACAAACAGATTATTGGTATACATACATTTAAAAATCTAACGGAAGCAATTAATAATGCCGAAGCCATTTTTGTTGGCGGCGGAAACACCTTTGTTTTAGTAAGTCAGTTACATAGAAATAAATTACTTTCTAGTATAAAAGATGTGGTAGAAAACGGTACGCCATATTTAGGAACAAGCGCAGGTAGTAATATTTGTGGTCTAACGATGAACACGACTAACGATATGCCAATAGTACAACCACCAAGTTTTAAAACGTTAGGTTTAGTACCTTTTAATATCAATCCGCATTATTTAGATCCAGATCCAAACTC is drawn from Lacinutrix sp. WUR7 and contains these coding sequences:
- the pepE gene encoding dipeptidase PepE, encoding MKNIIIASTSTIYESDYLEYLLEELAHFFKNASTILFIPYARPGGISHDEYTLKTSVAFNKINKQIIGIHTFKNLTEAINNAEAIFVGGGNTFVLVSQLHRNKLLSSIKDVVENGTPYLGTSAGSNICGLTMNTTNDMPIVQPPSFKTLGLVPFNINPHYLDPDPNSTHKGETRETRIKEFHIYNSQPVIGLREGSWLEVKENRITLKGKLQARIFEHNQTPYEVETNTDLSHLK